The segment CCTTCGATCCCCGGGAAGTTGATTAGTTGATCCCCCACGTAATATTTAAAATAATAAGTAGAAATCACCATCCCCGTGGAAGTAACCAAATATAGAAACAATGTTGCCAGTAAAAGGACAAACCATTCTCGATTCGCTAATAAATCCTTCAAATCTCTTTTGATTGAGGTAGGTTCTCTTTGAATAGGCTGAACCCGTTCATTGGTAGAAGCAAAAGTGAGGAAAAATAATCCTATGGCCATTACCCCTATAATTATCATACTTGTTTGCCAACCCTGAGCTTCATCGCCTGAACCAAGATAGATGGTCATGGGAAGTAATGCAGCGGAAATAATCAGCCCACCAACATAGGCGCCAATGTACTTGAATTGGGATACACTGGTTCTTTCTGCCCGATCGGGTGAAATGACACCCAATAGAGATGAATATGGTATATTGATGGCGGTATATAAGGTCATGAGCAGGATGTAGGTAATGTAGGCGTAAATGAGTTTGCCCCCATAATCATAATCCGGAACGGAAAATGTAAACACACCTATGACTGCCAACGGAATGGACATCCATATCAAATAGGGACGAAATCGCCCCCATTTTGTTTTTGTTCGATCAGCCAACATTCCCATTAGTGGATCATTAATACCATCCCAAATTCGTGCCACAAGAATCATAGTTCCCGCAGCGGCGGCGGTAATGCCAAAAACATCCGTATAAAAATATAAGAGATACAATGAAATGGTTTGCCAGTAAAGAACTGACGCCACATCACCTAAACTATAACCAATTTTTTCTTTAACCGGAACATATTTTTTTGGTATGATTGTGCTCAAATTAGTTCCAGTGCTTTTTGAATATATCCTGCATTACAGGACTTTGTTCATCCATGTCACCCAGTTCTTTTCGCAGATTTATTAATTCATTTTTCATGGACTGTATGATATCTGCATATTGGGGATTATTATAAGCATTTCGGATTTCTTTCGGATCTGTTTTCAAATCAAAAAATTCCCATGTAGGAATAGTCGATTCCTTCATGGCACCCTTCATCCCCAATGGTTGTCCATAAAAGAATGCTAGTTTATAGCGTTCATCCCTAATCCCGAAATGGCCCGGTCGCTCTGTGCGATGAAGCCAATATCTGTAATACATATTATTTCGCCAATCTTTAGGAGTCTTTTCCATCAGATTATTTCGAAAACTATTCCCTTGCCAATTATCAGGAATTTCGACACCAGCATAGTCCGCCATGAGCGCTGGGAAGTCAATATTCAGAATGATATCATTGATGCGAGTACCGCCTTTTATCTCCTTCGGATAACGAATCACAAATGGCATTCGAAGTGATTCTTCATAAATAAGTCGCTTGTCAAAGAACCCATGTTCTCCGAGGAAATATCCTTGATCAGCAGTATAAATAACAACTGTATTTTCAGCCAATCCAGATTCTTCGAGATAATCCAATAGCCGCCCAATATTGTCATCAATGGCGGCGCCACAGCGCATAAAATCCTTCACATATTTTTGATATATCTTTTTTCGAGCGGCAATCGAGTCTAAACCATCTAAAGAAAAAGGAAGATCAGGATAAGATGTCCAAAAATTTTCTGGATCAATTGTCGCCTGCACCATTCGTCCGCCAAGGATTTCTAGCTTTTGCCCTTTAAATGTTCGGCCAGTAGTTTTTGGTGAAAAGTCATAGAGTGATTCCGGTTCAGGGATTTCCACATTTCGATATAAATCTTTATGTCGTTGT is part of the Candidatus Neomarinimicrobiota bacterium genome and harbors:
- a CDS encoding sulfatase; translation: MLTILLFSLSFSGNLYGKTTIESRPNILFIMSDDHTSQAWGIYDGILKDYVKVDNIKRLASEGAVLDNVFCTNSICSPSRAAILTSQYSHKNKVYTLREPLQDGSKNIAGILRENGYETAVIGKWHLVKEPEGFDHYNVLPGQGVYHNPVLKSKENWQDGYKGGKKYSGFSADVITNLTIDWLSKRKEEKPFLMMTHFKATHEPFDFPQRHKDLYRNVEIPEPESLYDFSPKTTGRTFKGQKLEILGGRMVQATIDPENFWTSYPDLPFSLDGLDSIAARKKIYQKYVKDFMRCGAAIDDNIGRLLDYLEESGLAENTVVIYTADQGYFLGEHGFFDKRLIYEESLRMPFVIRYPKEIKGGTRINDIILNIDFPALMADYAGVEIPDNWQGNSFRNNLMEKTPKDWRNNMYYRYWLHRTERPGHFGIRDERYKLAFFYGQPLGMKGAMKESTIPTWEFFDLKTDPKEIRNAYNNPQYADIIQSMKNELINLRKELGDMDEQSPVMQDIFKKHWN
- a CDS encoding MFS transporter; translation: MIPKKYVPVKEKIGYSLGDVASVLYWQTISLYLLYFYTDVFGITAAAAGTMILVARIWDGINDPLMGMLADRTKTKWGRFRPYLIWMSIPLAVIGVFTFSVPDYDYGGKLIYAYITYILLMTLYTAINIPYSSLLGVISPDRAERTSVSQFKYIGAYVGGLIISAALLPMTIYLGSGDEAQGWQTSMIIIGVMAIGLFFLTFASTNERVQPIQREPTSIKRDLKDLLANREWFVLLLATLFLYLVTSTGMVISTYYFKYYVGDQLINFPGIEG